The following are from one region of the Betta splendens chromosome 15, fBetSpl5.4, whole genome shotgun sequence genome:
- the LOC114870735 gene encoding endothelial PAS domain-containing protein 1-like isoform X1 produces the protein MMSAEKDRKRSSSERRKEKSRDAARCRRSKETEVFYELAHQLPLPHNISSHLDKASIMRLAISFLRTRKLVSTGCCGADTEEDRQMDGLYLKSLEGFVTVVTSDGDMIFLSENINKFMGLTQVELTGHSIFDFTHPCDHEEIRENLSLKAAGSGFGKKGKELSTERDFFMRMKCTVTNRGRTVNLKSASWKVLHCTGHLKLYSSCAPRVLCGAQEPPLACAVLMCQPVPHPSNMDAPLDSRTFLSRHSMDMKFTYCDERVTELMGYTPEDLLGRSVYDLYHALDSDSVTKSHHNLCSKGQAVTGQYRMLAKTGGYVWVETQGTVIYNSRNSPAKCIVCINYVLSDIEEKSRIFSLEQTESLFKPHHMNSFFTGLTAESGDALFTKLKEEPEDLAQLAPTPGDTIISLDFGRPEFDEPQQPAGYAQVSAEAMLPPAPPSWAGDKHQAAPPAGQTPAPAPVDMAGIASPFTVQQSLPPDSATPSLSSCSTPSSPGDYYSSVESDLKVELTEKLFALDTEGGGGSADTESDMDLETLAPYIPMDGEDFQLNPIMPESEPIEASSAGPLGSSGSLAQTHRATPQSFSNIASLFQPLSPPPHPQAHYPPQQPASWSSGEKRSSGQRNMDRRTEAYMMGRMQNPPYQAPASTPLSSMGGRQNLQWPPDPLLTYQQHARASKAYGIDALSGDDRPSCQQGLTHLMQKQRSTDRFVQAYRDMSPSRLAVSNSIKRSFNQMVAECKPPEVLWKKMRRDGCGIMDRSLSAGSLADLGMGRMAPGNVSSCLSSLQQHRKSQHPGNGIVGAKKMFPQKSCCFREYNPLPSSKSEGIASRLLGPSFETCCLPELTRYDCEVNVPLQGNLHLLQGCDLLRALDQAT, from the exons gctgctgcGGCGCTGACactgaggaggacagacagatggacggcCTGTACCTGAAGTCTCTCGAGGGCTTCGTTACCGTGGTGACGTCCGACGGCGACATGATATTCCTGTCGGAGAACATCAACAAATTCATGGGGCTCACACAG GTGGAGTTAACTGGTCACAGCATTTTTGACTTCACGCATCCATGTGACCACGAGGAGATCAGAGAGAACCTCAGTCTGAAGGCAGCAG GCAGCGGCTTCGGTAAAAAGGGCAAAGAGCTGAGCACGGAGCGAGATTTCTTCATGAGGATGAAGTGCACGGTGACCAACAGAGGACGCACTGTCAACCTCAAGTCAGCCAGCTGGAAG gtgcTGCACTGCACCGGACACCTGAAGCTGTACAGCAGCTGTGCTCCCAGAGTCCTCTGCGGCGCCCAGGAGCCGCCGCTCGCCTGCGCCGTCCTCATGTGCCAGCCCGTCCCGCACCCGTCCAACATGGACGCGCCGCTGGACAGCAGGACCTTCCTGAGCCGCCACAGCATGGACATGAAGTTCACCTACTGCGACGAGAG GGTAACGGAGTTGATGGGTTACACTCCTGAGGACCTGCTGGGACGCTCCGTGTACGACCTCTACCACGCGCTGGACTCAGACAGCGTCACCAAGAGCCACCACAACC TGTGCTCCAAGGGTCAGGCCGTGACTGGTCAGTACCGGATGCTGGCTAAGACCGGAGGCTACGTCTGGGTGGAAACCCAGGGAACCGTCATTTACAACAGCCGGAACTCCCCAGCCAAGTGCATCGTGTGCATCAACTACGTCCTCAG TGACATTGAGGAGAAGTCAAGGATCTTCTCCTTGGAGCAGACGGAGTCACTGTTCAAGCCGCATCACATGAACAGCTTCTTCACAGGTTTGACCGCAGAGTCCGGAGACGCCCTCTTCACCAAACTCAAGGAGGAACCGGAGGACCTGGCCCAGCTGGCGCCGACGCCTGGGGACACCATCATTTCCCTCGACTTCG GTCGCCCCGAGTTCGATGAGCCCCAGCAGCCGGCAGGATACGCCCAGGTGTCAGCCGAGGCCATGCTCCCTCCAGCGCCTCCGTCCTGGGCCGGCGACAAGCACCAAGCCGCCCCCCCAGCGGGTCAGACCCCGGCTCCGGCGCCGGTGGACATGGCCGGCATCGCCAGCCCATTCACCGTGCAGCAGAGTCTGCCCCCAGACAGCGCCACCCcgagcctcagcagctgctccacg CCCAGCAGCCCAGGTGACTACTACAGCTCTGTGGAGTCCGACCTGAAGGTGGAGCTCACGGAGAAGCTGTTTGCTCTGGACACcgagggcggcggcggctctgcagacacagag AGTGACATGGACCTGGAGACGCTGGCTCCATATATTCCCATGGACGGAGAAGACTTCCAGCTGAATCCCATCATGCCAGAGTCGGAGCCTATCGAGGCGTCTTCAGCCGGACCCCTGGGGAGCAGCGGCAGCCTGGCCCAAACCCACCGGGCCACCCCACAGAGCTTCAGCAACATTGCCAGCCTCTTCCAGCCCCTGTCGCCGCCACCTCACCCTCAGGCCCACTACCCGCCCCAGCAGCCGGCGTCCTGGTCGTCAGGGGAGAAGAGGAGCTCCGGCCAGAGGAACATGGACCGTCGAACGGAGGCCTACATGATGGGACGCATGCAGAATCCACCGTACCAGGCGCCTGCCAGCACCCCTCTGTCCTCCATGGGGGGCAGGCAAAACCTGCAGTGGCCTCCAGACCCTCTGTTAACATACCAGCAACACGCACGAGCCAGCAAGGCCTATGGGATAGACGCTTTGTCTGGGGACGATCGTCCGTCCTGCCAGCAGGGCCTGACGCACCTCATGCAGAAACAGAG gtCCACTGACCGCTTCGTACAAGCCTACAGAGACATGAGTCCAAGCAGACTGGCCGTGAGCAACAGCATCAAGCGCTCCTTCAACCAGATGGTG GCCGAATGCAAGCCACCAGAAGTCCTGTGGAAGAAGATGAGAAGGGACGGCTGTGGCATCATGGACCGCTCCCTCAGCGCAGGATCCCTGGCAG ACTTGGGGATGGGCAGGATGGCACCGGGCAACGTGTCTTCGTGTCTCAGCTCTCTGCAACAACACAGGAAGTCTCAGCATCCAGGAAATGGGATCGTTGGTGCAAAGAAAATGTTTCCCCAAAAGAGCTGTTGCTTCAGAGAGTATAACCCGCTGCCTTCCAGCAAGTCTGAAG GTATAGCCAGCCGTTTGCTGGGCCCTTCCTTCGAGACCTGCTGTCTGCCGGAGTTGACCCGTTACGACTGCGAGGTGAACGTTCCACTGCAGGGAAACCTGCACCTGCTCCAGGGCTGTGACCTGCTGAGAGCCCTGGACCAGGCCACCTAG
- the LOC114870735 gene encoding endothelial PAS domain-containing protein 1-like isoform X2, protein MRLAISFLRTRKLVSTGCCGADTEEDRQMDGLYLKSLEGFVTVVTSDGDMIFLSENINKFMGLTQVELTGHSIFDFTHPCDHEEIRENLSLKAAGSGFGKKGKELSTERDFFMRMKCTVTNRGRTVNLKSASWKVLHCTGHLKLYSSCAPRVLCGAQEPPLACAVLMCQPVPHPSNMDAPLDSRTFLSRHSMDMKFTYCDERVTELMGYTPEDLLGRSVYDLYHALDSDSVTKSHHNLCSKGQAVTGQYRMLAKTGGYVWVETQGTVIYNSRNSPAKCIVCINYVLSDIEEKSRIFSLEQTESLFKPHHMNSFFTGLTAESGDALFTKLKEEPEDLAQLAPTPGDTIISLDFGRPEFDEPQQPAGYAQVSAEAMLPPAPPSWAGDKHQAAPPAGQTPAPAPVDMAGIASPFTVQQSLPPDSATPSLSSCSTPSSPGDYYSSVESDLKVELTEKLFALDTEGGGGSADTESDMDLETLAPYIPMDGEDFQLNPIMPESEPIEASSAGPLGSSGSLAQTHRATPQSFSNIASLFQPLSPPPHPQAHYPPQQPASWSSGEKRSSGQRNMDRRTEAYMMGRMQNPPYQAPASTPLSSMGGRQNLQWPPDPLLTYQQHARASKAYGIDALSGDDRPSCQQGLTHLMQKQRSTDRFVQAYRDMSPSRLAVSNSIKRSFNQMVAECKPPEVLWKKMRRDGCGIMDRSLSAGSLADLGMGRMAPGNVSSCLSSLQQHRKSQHPGNGIVGAKKMFPQKSCCFREYNPLPSSKSEGIASRLLGPSFETCCLPELTRYDCEVNVPLQGNLHLLQGCDLLRALDQAT, encoded by the exons gctgctgcGGCGCTGACactgaggaggacagacagatggacggcCTGTACCTGAAGTCTCTCGAGGGCTTCGTTACCGTGGTGACGTCCGACGGCGACATGATATTCCTGTCGGAGAACATCAACAAATTCATGGGGCTCACACAG GTGGAGTTAACTGGTCACAGCATTTTTGACTTCACGCATCCATGTGACCACGAGGAGATCAGAGAGAACCTCAGTCTGAAGGCAGCAG GCAGCGGCTTCGGTAAAAAGGGCAAAGAGCTGAGCACGGAGCGAGATTTCTTCATGAGGATGAAGTGCACGGTGACCAACAGAGGACGCACTGTCAACCTCAAGTCAGCCAGCTGGAAG gtgcTGCACTGCACCGGACACCTGAAGCTGTACAGCAGCTGTGCTCCCAGAGTCCTCTGCGGCGCCCAGGAGCCGCCGCTCGCCTGCGCCGTCCTCATGTGCCAGCCCGTCCCGCACCCGTCCAACATGGACGCGCCGCTGGACAGCAGGACCTTCCTGAGCCGCCACAGCATGGACATGAAGTTCACCTACTGCGACGAGAG GGTAACGGAGTTGATGGGTTACACTCCTGAGGACCTGCTGGGACGCTCCGTGTACGACCTCTACCACGCGCTGGACTCAGACAGCGTCACCAAGAGCCACCACAACC TGTGCTCCAAGGGTCAGGCCGTGACTGGTCAGTACCGGATGCTGGCTAAGACCGGAGGCTACGTCTGGGTGGAAACCCAGGGAACCGTCATTTACAACAGCCGGAACTCCCCAGCCAAGTGCATCGTGTGCATCAACTACGTCCTCAG TGACATTGAGGAGAAGTCAAGGATCTTCTCCTTGGAGCAGACGGAGTCACTGTTCAAGCCGCATCACATGAACAGCTTCTTCACAGGTTTGACCGCAGAGTCCGGAGACGCCCTCTTCACCAAACTCAAGGAGGAACCGGAGGACCTGGCCCAGCTGGCGCCGACGCCTGGGGACACCATCATTTCCCTCGACTTCG GTCGCCCCGAGTTCGATGAGCCCCAGCAGCCGGCAGGATACGCCCAGGTGTCAGCCGAGGCCATGCTCCCTCCAGCGCCTCCGTCCTGGGCCGGCGACAAGCACCAAGCCGCCCCCCCAGCGGGTCAGACCCCGGCTCCGGCGCCGGTGGACATGGCCGGCATCGCCAGCCCATTCACCGTGCAGCAGAGTCTGCCCCCAGACAGCGCCACCCcgagcctcagcagctgctccacg CCCAGCAGCCCAGGTGACTACTACAGCTCTGTGGAGTCCGACCTGAAGGTGGAGCTCACGGAGAAGCTGTTTGCTCTGGACACcgagggcggcggcggctctgcagacacagag AGTGACATGGACCTGGAGACGCTGGCTCCATATATTCCCATGGACGGAGAAGACTTCCAGCTGAATCCCATCATGCCAGAGTCGGAGCCTATCGAGGCGTCTTCAGCCGGACCCCTGGGGAGCAGCGGCAGCCTGGCCCAAACCCACCGGGCCACCCCACAGAGCTTCAGCAACATTGCCAGCCTCTTCCAGCCCCTGTCGCCGCCACCTCACCCTCAGGCCCACTACCCGCCCCAGCAGCCGGCGTCCTGGTCGTCAGGGGAGAAGAGGAGCTCCGGCCAGAGGAACATGGACCGTCGAACGGAGGCCTACATGATGGGACGCATGCAGAATCCACCGTACCAGGCGCCTGCCAGCACCCCTCTGTCCTCCATGGGGGGCAGGCAAAACCTGCAGTGGCCTCCAGACCCTCTGTTAACATACCAGCAACACGCACGAGCCAGCAAGGCCTATGGGATAGACGCTTTGTCTGGGGACGATCGTCCGTCCTGCCAGCAGGGCCTGACGCACCTCATGCAGAAACAGAG gtCCACTGACCGCTTCGTACAAGCCTACAGAGACATGAGTCCAAGCAGACTGGCCGTGAGCAACAGCATCAAGCGCTCCTTCAACCAGATGGTG GCCGAATGCAAGCCACCAGAAGTCCTGTGGAAGAAGATGAGAAGGGACGGCTGTGGCATCATGGACCGCTCCCTCAGCGCAGGATCCCTGGCAG ACTTGGGGATGGGCAGGATGGCACCGGGCAACGTGTCTTCGTGTCTCAGCTCTCTGCAACAACACAGGAAGTCTCAGCATCCAGGAAATGGGATCGTTGGTGCAAAGAAAATGTTTCCCCAAAAGAGCTGTTGCTTCAGAGAGTATAACCCGCTGCCTTCCAGCAAGTCTGAAG GTATAGCCAGCCGTTTGCTGGGCCCTTCCTTCGAGACCTGCTGTCTGCCGGAGTTGACCCGTTACGACTGCGAGGTGAACGTTCCACTGCAGGGAAACCTGCACCTGCTCCAGGGCTGTGACCTGCTGAGAGCCCTGGACCAGGCCACCTAG